One window of the Rufibacter radiotolerans genome contains the following:
- a CDS encoding SDR family oxidoreductase, with protein sequence MKLAGNTVLVTGGASGIGLAMAERFLQAGSTVIICGRRQDKLQEAQQKHPALHTRVCDVAVEADRVALLEWATTTFPQLNVLVNNAGIQRRINPVAQQEDWRETQQEITINLGAPIHLCHLFIPHLKEQPTAAIVNVTSGLAFTPAAFAPIYCATKAALHSYTMSLRYLLAKTNVEVVEIVPPAVNTDLGGAGLHTFGADLNEFTNSVMERVDQGELEVGFGSSEERRNASRAENDAFSAQMNARLS encoded by the coding sequence ATGAAATTAGCTGGAAATACCGTGTTGGTGACCGGGGGCGCCTCGGGCATTGGCCTGGCCATGGCCGAACGCTTTTTACAGGCCGGCAGTACCGTCATTATCTGCGGCCGCCGCCAGGACAAACTGCAGGAAGCCCAACAGAAGCATCCTGCGCTGCACACCCGGGTGTGTGACGTGGCCGTGGAGGCAGACCGCGTGGCCTTGCTGGAGTGGGCAACTACTACCTTTCCTCAGCTCAACGTGCTGGTCAACAATGCCGGCATTCAGCGCCGCATCAACCCTGTGGCGCAGCAGGAAGACTGGCGCGAAACGCAGCAGGAAATAACCATTAACCTGGGGGCGCCTATCCACCTGTGTCACCTGTTTATTCCGCACCTGAAGGAGCAGCCTACGGCGGCCATTGTGAATGTAACCTCGGGCCTGGCCTTTACCCCGGCCGCCTTCGCGCCTATCTATTGTGCCACCAAAGCCGCCCTGCATTCCTATACCATGTCGTTGCGGTACTTGCTGGCTAAGACCAATGTAGAGGTAGTGGAGATTGTACCGCCTGCCGTCAACACAGACCTGGGTGGGGCTGGCCTACATACCTTCGGTGCCGATTTGAACGAGTTTACAAATTCTGTAATGGAGCGCGTAGACCAGGGGGAGTTGGAAGTAGGGTTTGGCAGTTCAGAGGAAAGAAGAAACGCCTCTCGCGCGGAGAACGACGCCTTCTCTGCCCAGATGAATGCCCGGTTGAGCTAA
- a CDS encoding family 10 glycosylhydrolase, with the protein MKKLLLSFLLFFALHAFAQAQAPKREFRGAWIATYANIDWPSKTQTPAQQRAALISILDHHKATGINAIFLQVRSQSDALYASTLEPWSADLTGTQGKAPSPFWDPLQFALDECHKRGMELHAWINPYRAMANYNQLSTFALNHVARQHPEWLITSGSLRTLDPGLPQVRNYIMTVIADIVQRYDLDGIHFDDYFYPSAAFNDDATYNTYSRGFTDRGDWRRDNVNLLIQRVHDTIDVLKPWVKFGVSPSGIYRNSTNPDIGSNTSGLQHYVTLYADSKKWLQEGWVDYLAPQVYWYIGQPGANYGVVVPWWNNNSFGRHIYIGLAGYKVNDPAQGTYWANPSQIPNQVRLNRSLANIYGQAVYNTSSLRSATKLGFRDSLRTNLYQKPALLPSMPWRDATPPAVPSTLVANRHSADSVLLTWDASPTGLSPFDQVVRYVVYRSESSALDITNTSQLLAITPTAGNTFRDRVPDASKTYYYTITAVDRFHNESAPSNVTDYTAPVIACLESQTLSLATECTAALPDYRSLVTVTDDVSSGSALTLTQSPAAGTLVSEVGAFTVTLTATDASGKSASCSFAVEKQDTTPPVLLAQNLTRSLQNGTVTVLASEVNNGSYDNCTLDISSLTLSKSTFTCANIGQNIVTLTGKDASGNEASVTATVTIVGLLPAPAIAISRQDQTYTGLPDNTIALGYGAQQVTLTASNPSSAPGQTTYAWSPAAVLSTTTSGTTVFTPTTAGSYTFTVQATNEYGCSQSAQITLQVIDVRCGNKGDKVLVCHATGSARNPSNPLCIAPSAVPAHLKNGGSLGNCTTDVLASTRTSSALNLNGPVLAAYPNPFADQLTVNFTLETAEEKVTLEIYDLYGKKVTQVYSGAAEAFKTYSFEVNASALAGRFFYVRLITPGKIHTFKLSRQ; encoded by the coding sequence ATGAAAAAACTTCTACTCAGTTTCCTGCTATTTTTTGCCCTACACGCCTTTGCCCAGGCGCAGGCCCCCAAACGCGAATTCAGGGGCGCCTGGATTGCCACCTACGCTAATATTGACTGGCCCAGCAAGACTCAGACCCCGGCCCAGCAACGGGCAGCCCTGATCTCCATTCTGGATCACCACAAGGCCACCGGTATCAACGCCATTTTCCTGCAGGTCAGGAGCCAGAGCGATGCCCTGTATGCCAGCACCCTGGAGCCGTGGTCCGCTGATTTGACTGGTACCCAAGGTAAGGCACCCAGCCCTTTCTGGGATCCGCTGCAGTTTGCCCTGGATGAATGCCACAAGCGCGGCATGGAACTGCACGCCTGGATCAACCCTTACCGCGCTATGGCCAACTATAACCAACTCTCTACTTTTGCCCTTAACCATGTAGCCAGGCAGCACCCTGAATGGCTTATTACCTCAGGCAGCCTGCGCACCCTTGACCCTGGCCTTCCGCAGGTGCGCAACTACATTATGACCGTGATTGCCGATATAGTGCAACGCTATGACCTGGATGGCATTCATTTTGACGATTATTTCTACCCCAGCGCTGCTTTCAACGACGATGCCACTTACAACACGTACTCCCGGGGCTTTACTGACCGGGGCGATTGGCGCCGCGACAACGTGAACCTGCTCATTCAGCGGGTGCATGACACCATTGACGTGCTCAAGCCTTGGGTAAAATTTGGGGTATCGCCGTCTGGCATTTACCGCAACAGCACCAACCCAGACATCGGCAGTAATACCAGCGGCCTCCAGCATTATGTCACCTTGTATGCCGATTCTAAAAAATGGCTGCAGGAAGGGTGGGTAGACTACCTGGCCCCACAGGTGTATTGGTATATTGGGCAACCGGGCGCGAACTACGGCGTGGTAGTGCCCTGGTGGAACAACAATTCCTTTGGCCGGCACATTTATATAGGGCTGGCCGGTTACAAGGTGAATGACCCTGCACAAGGCACCTACTGGGCCAACCCCAGCCAAATCCCCAACCAGGTGCGGTTGAACAGATCTCTGGCTAACATATACGGGCAAGCGGTCTACAACACCAGTAGTTTGCGCAGCGCCACTAAGCTGGGCTTCCGGGATTCTTTGCGCACCAACCTTTACCAAAAACCGGCTTTGCTGCCCAGCATGCCCTGGCGTGATGCCACCCCTCCGGCCGTACCTTCCACCTTGGTAGCCAACCGCCACAGCGCTGACTCTGTGTTGCTCACCTGGGATGCTTCGCCCACTGGGCTTAGCCCATTTGACCAGGTAGTACGCTACGTAGTGTACCGCTCTGAGAGTTCGGCCCTGGATATTACTAACACAAGTCAGCTGCTGGCCATTACGCCTACTGCCGGTAACACATTCAGAGACCGCGTGCCAGATGCCTCCAAGACCTATTATTACACCATTACGGCCGTGGACCGCTTCCATAATGAGAGCGCCCCATCTAACGTCACCGATTACACTGCCCCGGTCATTGCCTGCCTGGAGAGCCAGACCCTCTCGCTGGCCACAGAATGCACCGCCGCCCTGCCTGATTACCGCAGCCTGGTGACCGTGACAGATGACGTTTCCAGCGGCAGCGCCCTCACCCTCACCCAGAGTCCCGCCGCAGGAACGCTGGTGTCTGAAGTAGGCGCCTTCACGGTGACCCTTACCGCTACAGATGCCTCGGGCAAGTCTGCTTCCTGCTCGTTTGCGGTGGAGAAACAAGACACCACGCCACCGGTGCTGCTGGCCCAGAACCTTACCCGCTCTCTACAAAATGGCACCGTGACCGTGCTGGCCTCTGAGGTGAACAACGGTTCTTATGACAACTGCACCCTGGATATAAGCAGCCTCACCTTGTCTAAGAGCACCTTTACCTGCGCCAACATTGGCCAGAACATTGTGACCCTCACCGGGAAAGACGCCAGCGGAAACGAGGCCTCTGTCACGGCGACTGTTACCATTGTAGGCCTTCTTCCGGCCCCAGCCATTGCCATAAGCCGCCAGGACCAGACCTATACCGGCCTGCCTGACAATACCATCGCCTTGGGTTACGGCGCCCAGCAGGTAACGCTCACTGCCAGCAATCCCTCCTCGGCCCCAGGCCAGACCACTTACGCCTGGAGCCCGGCCGCCGTCCTAAGCACCACCACGTCTGGCACCACCGTTTTCACGCCCACTACGGCTGGCAGCTATACCTTCACGGTACAAGCTACCAATGAATACGGCTGCTCTCAAAGCGCCCAGATAACCCTGCAGGTGATAGACGTGCGCTGTGGCAACAAAGGCGACAAAGTGCTAGTTTGCCACGCTACCGGCAGCGCCAGAAATCCTTCTAACCCGCTCTGCATTGCTCCTAGTGCTGTACCTGCGCACCTGAAAAACGGAGGCTCACTGGGCAACTGCACCACAGATGTTTTGGCAAGCACCAGAACCTCATCGGCCCTTAACCTGAACGGTCCGGTTCTGGCGGCATATCCTAACCCTTTTGCAGACCAACTGACGGTTAACTTCACGTTAGAGACAGCCGAAGAAAAGGTGACCCTGGAGATTTATGACCTGTATGGCAAGAAAGTGACGCAGGTGTACTCCGGCGCCGCCGAGGCCTTTAAAACCTACAGTTTTGAGGTGAACGCATCGGCTTTGGCCGGAAGGTTCTTCTATGTGCGCCTTATCACGCCAGGCAAGATCCACACCTTTAAACTCAGCCGGCAATAA
- a CDS encoding Gfo/Idh/MocA family protein, producing the protein MSTEPQASPEKEPLKETSNGISRRTFVKGAGLAVASFYFFPRHVLGGPGFVAPSDKLNIAGIGVGGRGASVLRNMATQNIVALCDVDFGFAAKTFAEYPNAKTFKDYRVMLDKMGRDIDAVMIATPDHSHAIIALEALRRKKHLYVEKPLTYTVEEARLLTAAAKKARMITQMGNQGHSNPEGMQAVEMIRNGDIGQVSTVHAWTNRPIWPQGMPRTTQTFGMPPTLDWDLFIGPAPLRPYNPAYHPFKWRGWADYGVGALGDMGAHLLDHPNWALELGAPVSVQASCTPWGGTKEEPMVSYPLASQVTFEFAAKGNRGPVQLIWSDGGIAPARPEEMTDEEPLGDRGGGVLYLGDKGKLVHNTYGAKPRLIPVSRMQGYAPPTPTIPRIETTHEMDWVNCCKDGKRQPSSSFDYSGPLTETMLLGVIATRFPGKKLLWDAAAMKFTNLPEANQYLGRQYRVGFGLS; encoded by the coding sequence ATGTCAACGGAACCCCAAGCCTCTCCAGAAAAAGAACCCCTAAAGGAGACCTCTAACGGCATTAGCCGGCGCACGTTTGTAAAAGGCGCCGGCCTGGCAGTGGCCAGCTTTTACTTCTTCCCCCGGCACGTGTTGGGCGGCCCCGGCTTTGTGGCGCCCAGCGATAAACTCAACATTGCCGGCATTGGCGTGGGCGGGCGCGGCGCCAGCGTGCTCAGGAACATGGCCACGCAGAACATTGTGGCGCTCTGCGATGTGGACTTCGGCTTTGCCGCCAAAACCTTTGCCGAATACCCCAACGCCAAAACCTTCAAGGATTACCGCGTCATGCTGGACAAAATGGGCCGTGATATTGATGCGGTCATGATCGCCACCCCAGACCATTCGCACGCCATCATTGCCCTGGAGGCGCTCCGGCGCAAGAAACACCTGTACGTGGAAAAACCGCTCACCTACACGGTGGAGGAGGCCCGCCTTCTAACGGCTGCCGCCAAAAAGGCAAGGATGATCACCCAGATGGGTAATCAGGGCCACTCCAACCCCGAGGGCATGCAGGCCGTGGAGATGATCCGGAACGGCGACATAGGCCAGGTTTCTACCGTTCATGCCTGGACCAACCGCCCTATCTGGCCCCAGGGCATGCCCCGCACCACCCAAACCTTCGGCATGCCGCCTACCCTGGACTGGGATCTGTTCATTGGCCCCGCTCCGCTAAGACCATATAATCCGGCCTACCACCCGTTCAAGTGGCGTGGCTGGGCCGATTATGGGGTGGGTGCGCTTGGCGATATGGGTGCTCACCTGTTGGATCACCCCAACTGGGCCCTGGAACTGGGCGCGCCCGTGAGCGTGCAGGCGTCCTGTACCCCCTGGGGAGGTACCAAAGAAGAGCCCATGGTCAGTTACCCCTTGGCTAGCCAGGTCACCTTTGAGTTTGCCGCCAAAGGCAACCGCGGACCGGTGCAACTGATCTGGTCAGACGGCGGCATTGCCCCCGCCCGGCCAGAGGAAATGACCGATGAAGAACCACTGGGCGACCGCGGCGGCGGGGTGCTTTACCTAGGCGACAAAGGCAAGCTGGTACACAACACCTATGGCGCCAAACCCCGCCTGATCCCTGTTTCCCGCATGCAGGGCTATGCCCCGCCCACGCCCACCATCCCCAGAATTGAGACCACCCATGAGATGGATTGGGTAAATTGCTGCAAAGACGGCAAACGCCAGCCCTCCTCCAGCTTTGACTACTCGGGGCCGTTAACCGAGACCATGTTGCTGGGCGTGATTGCCACCCGTTTCCCGGGCAAGAAACTCCTCTGGGACGCGGCCGCCATGAAATTCACCAACCTGCCAGAGGCCAACCAATACCTGGGCCGCCAGTACCGGGTAGGCTTTGGGCTGAGCTAA
- a CDS encoding TerC family protein, producing MIELFSSPDVWLSLLTLTFMEVVLGIDNIVFISIVVARLPKAQQARGRTIGLMLALVFRIILLSFISYIVNANQPLVTWNLFWLDEPFDVSWRDIILFGGGLFLLAKSTTEIHNKLEGEEEGATATGGTASMGKILVQIVLVDIVFSFDSILTAVGLVDHVSVMIIAVIISMGIMLAFAKYVSEFVNNHPTVKMLALSFLILIGVMLMVEAMHAHIPKGYIYFAMFFSLVVEMLNMRLRKKTVPVHLRQNEILDNDNNPDTLM from the coding sequence ATGATTGAATTATTCTCCAGCCCCGATGTCTGGCTAAGTCTTCTCACCCTTACCTTTATGGAGGTAGTGCTGGGGATTGACAATATTGTTTTCATCTCCATTGTGGTGGCCCGGCTGCCCAAGGCCCAGCAGGCCCGCGGCCGTACCATAGGCCTTATGCTGGCCCTGGTTTTCCGGATCATACTGCTCTCTTTCATCAGCTACATTGTCAACGCCAACCAGCCCCTGGTCACCTGGAACCTGTTCTGGCTAGATGAGCCGTTTGATGTCTCCTGGCGCGATATCATCTTGTTTGGTGGGGGCTTGTTCCTGCTGGCCAAGAGTACCACCGAGATTCACAACAAGCTGGAAGGCGAGGAGGAAGGTGCCACCGCTACCGGCGGTACCGCTTCCATGGGCAAGATCTTGGTGCAGATTGTGCTGGTAGACATTGTTTTCTCCTTTGACTCCATCTTAACCGCGGTGGGCCTGGTGGACCACGTGAGCGTGATGATCATAGCCGTGATCATCTCCATGGGCATTATGCTGGCCTTTGCCAAGTACGTGAGCGAGTTTGTGAACAACCACCCTACCGTGAAAATGCTGGCCCTTTCCTTCCTGATTTTGATTGGGGTGATGCTCATGGTGGAGGCCATGCACGCCCACATCCCTAAGGGCTACATCTACTTTGCCATGTTCTTCTCCCTGGTAGTGGAGATGCTGAACATGAGGCTCAGGAAGAAAACCGTGCCGGTGCACTTGCGCCAGAACGAGATCCTGGACAACGATAACAACCCAGACACCCTAATGTAA
- a CDS encoding MCP four helix bundle domain-containing protein — translation MKWAYSVKQKGKAAMLLALVLVLVLAKNMLDSKYVRQLGTSFAAVYEDRLLVESYIFQLSGHLYQKKMTVDNYYQVKDYALLQDKLTSSNAAISTLLQDYEKTQLTQDESRHFSALKQNMAAIQALETGFLTKAAAGQETPGGQRQMDAQYTLASGHLNQLSHIQVAEGKRLSEQSKQIVAGSTILTQFELVLIICIGVMILMLVFASKSKISKFPQKPMLN, via the coding sequence ATGAAATGGGCTTATAGTGTCAAACAGAAAGGAAAAGCCGCTATGCTGCTTGCCTTGGTGCTGGTGTTGGTGTTGGCTAAAAATATGCTGGACAGCAAGTACGTGCGCCAGTTAGGTACCTCTTTTGCGGCGGTGTATGAAGACCGGTTGCTGGTGGAAAGCTATATCTTCCAGCTGTCTGGGCACTTGTACCAGAAAAAGATGACGGTAGACAATTACTACCAGGTAAAGGATTATGCCCTGCTGCAGGACAAGTTAACCTCCAGCAACGCGGCTATTTCCACCTTGCTCCAGGACTATGAAAAAACCCAGCTTACCCAAGACGAGTCCCGGCACTTTAGCGCCTTAAAGCAGAATATGGCCGCCATTCAGGCCCTGGAAACCGGTTTCCTGACCAAGGCAGCCGCAGGGCAGGAGACACCTGGCGGACAGCGGCAAATGGATGCCCAATACACCCTGGCCTCTGGGCACCTTAACCAGTTGTCACATATACAAGTGGCCGAAGGGAAGCGCTTAAGCGAGCAGTCAAAGCAGATTGTGGCCGGTTCCACCATTTTAACCCAGTTTGAGCTGGTGCTCATCATCTGCATTGGCGTCATGATTCTGATGTTGGTCTTCGCGTCTAAATCTAAGATCTCCAAATTTCCGCAGAAGCCAATGCTCAATTAA
- a CDS encoding right-handed parallel beta-helix repeat-containing protein has translation MLLFSSLTFLLSCSSTLDPETDQPTPTTPLPVAVAAKGYFLSKNGNDANPGTKELPWRTLEKINSINLEPGETVYLEGGAIFQGTLLLDAEDSGTKQQPITVTSYGIGVATIEGGNKEAAIIKSNFFKLKALHAKGAGRKEGNTTNGIKVERASNGIIEEVTTEGFQKSGLLLYSCKNIEVIKVVAKHNGYSGIYVTGDYTLRGGKYLYPDKEEDCSRNITLRGCTTDNNPGDPTLLDNHSGNGILVEFTKGALVDYCTATNNGWDMPRTGNGPIGIWAASSDSVIIQNCISYRNKTAPGAHDGGGFDFDGGVTNSIIQYCLSYENQGAGYGLYQWNGAMDWDNNTVRYSISINDGINAYGGFTIWNESNDSREFRNAHIYNNIVYNTTSPAVVFFNPSNNEGFGLYNNIFIGQGQIVTGPTSGEKFLGNVYWPTPGNELVFRGFNSLATWAGATGQEKMDGKLIGIYTDPLLAGPFTTTLTDPYQLVKLGGYKLKPDSPLLNKGLDLQSLMKLKVPTSDFFGNKIYQGISPEPGVHELN, from the coding sequence GTGCTCCTTTTCTCTTCACTCACTTTTTTACTTTCCTGTAGTTCAACTCTGGACCCAGAGACCGACCAGCCAACGCCAACTACTCCATTGCCGGTCGCAGTGGCGGCCAAAGGCTATTTCTTGAGCAAGAACGGGAATGATGCGAATCCTGGAACGAAAGAGTTACCATGGCGCACGTTAGAAAAGATCAATTCCATTAACCTTGAACCTGGTGAAACGGTGTATCTGGAAGGAGGAGCTATTTTTCAAGGCACGCTATTATTAGACGCAGAGGACAGTGGCACAAAACAGCAACCAATCACGGTAACCAGTTACGGGATTGGAGTTGCTACCATAGAGGGCGGCAATAAGGAAGCCGCCATTATCAAAAGTAATTTCTTTAAATTAAAAGCCCTTCATGCAAAGGGGGCCGGAAGAAAGGAAGGTAATACCACCAATGGCATTAAAGTGGAGAGAGCTTCCAATGGCATTATAGAAGAAGTAACAACTGAAGGATTCCAAAAATCAGGATTGTTGCTTTACAGTTGTAAAAATATAGAGGTAATCAAGGTGGTGGCCAAGCACAATGGCTATAGCGGCATTTATGTAACCGGAGACTATACTCTACGCGGAGGAAAATACCTTTACCCAGACAAAGAAGAGGACTGCTCCAGAAATATCACCCTACGAGGCTGCACAACTGACAATAACCCCGGCGACCCTACTCTCTTGGACAACCACAGCGGCAACGGCATCTTAGTAGAATTTACTAAGGGTGCACTGGTAGATTACTGCACCGCCACTAACAACGGCTGGGATATGCCTCGCACCGGGAATGGCCCTATTGGTATTTGGGCTGCTTCCAGCGACAGTGTTATTATTCAGAACTGCATTAGTTACCGCAACAAAACGGCCCCAGGCGCACATGATGGTGGTGGGTTTGATTTTGACGGAGGGGTTACTAACTCTATTATCCAGTACTGCCTATCTTATGAGAACCAAGGGGCTGGATATGGTCTTTACCAATGGAATGGTGCCATGGACTGGGATAATAACACCGTGCGCTACTCCATTAGTATTAATGATGGAATCAATGCCTATGGAGGCTTTACCATATGGAATGAAAGCAATGATAGCAGAGAATTCAGGAATGCCCACATCTATAATAATATTGTCTACAACACCACTTCACCAGCAGTTGTTTTCTTTAACCCCAGTAACAATGAAGGCTTTGGGCTCTATAACAACATCTTCATTGGCCAGGGCCAGATTGTAACAGGACCCACGTCTGGAGAAAAGTTCTTAGGCAATGTCTATTGGCCTACCCCAGGCAATGAACTTGTTTTCAGAGGCTTTAACAGCCTGGCGACATGGGCCGGAGCTACCGGACAGGAAAAGATGGATGGCAAGTTGATAGGCATCTATACGGACCCCCTGCTTGCCGGACCATTTACCACTACGCTCACAGACCCTTACCAATTGGTGAAACTTGGAGGCTATAAACTGAAACCCGACTCTCCTTTGCTGAATAAAGGCTTGGATCTCCAGAGTTTGATGAAATTAAAGGTTCCTACCTCAGACTTTTTTGGCAATAAAATCTATCAGGGGATAAGCCCGGAACCTGGTGTGCATGAACTGAATTAG
- a CDS encoding sugar phosphate isomerase/epimerase family protein, translating to MNNPIWIMTSAFDQLTLDDIILKAKEVGVQGLDVCVFRKDGTRDDFVATHLDYMNFGPEEAQRVLEKFNRAQLRLSLGAFDNLIGGDPAHRVKNQDHLLRLIRMAHLLGGDSNDVKVGTFVGYNHELGNQENGFQKNLDEYARVFTPIIQYAEDLGVTVLYENCPMEGWRSAGYATTFNNLPGVLAARKLMYELIPSQAHGEIYDPSHDVWQHVDPSAVIRNTDMSRLHRVHVKGTRNGNSVFWGNLYPQQQVNPDLAQKAGVPTARHEWDRHHYEAMLPGFGGSDSMDWRAFVNTLQQQNFTGPFEIENEAALSKGTGNLGAIMQGFKAATLCLAPMLWPLTEQGYQYNPEEYRELATDAKKDIPVMTMEKLKQK from the coding sequence ATGAACAATCCCATCTGGATCATGACCTCGGCGTTTGATCAACTCACCTTAGACGACATCATACTAAAAGCAAAGGAAGTGGGCGTGCAGGGGCTGGACGTGTGCGTGTTCCGGAAAGACGGTACCCGCGATGATTTCGTGGCCACGCACCTGGACTATATGAACTTTGGGCCGGAAGAGGCGCAACGGGTGCTAGAGAAGTTTAACCGGGCCCAATTGCGGCTCTCGCTGGGAGCGTTTGACAACCTCATAGGAGGAGACCCGGCTCACCGCGTTAAAAACCAGGACCATCTGCTCCGGCTCATCAGGATGGCGCACCTGCTAGGCGGCGATTCCAATGACGTGAAAGTGGGCACATTTGTGGGCTACAACCATGAACTGGGCAACCAGGAAAACGGCTTCCAGAAAAACCTGGACGAGTACGCCCGCGTGTTTACGCCCATCATCCAATATGCTGAGGACCTGGGCGTGACCGTGCTCTATGAGAACTGCCCCATGGAAGGCTGGCGCTCGGCGGGCTACGCCACCACGTTCAATAACCTGCCCGGGGTGCTGGCCGCCCGCAAGCTGATGTATGAGCTCATCCCCAGTCAGGCGCACGGCGAAATCTATGACCCCTCGCATGACGTCTGGCAGCACGTAGACCCCAGCGCTGTCATTAGAAATACTGATATGTCCAGATTGCACCGCGTTCACGTAAAAGGCACCCGAAACGGCAACAGCGTCTTCTGGGGGAATTTATATCCCCAGCAACAAGTTAACCCCGACCTGGCCCAGAAAGCCGGGGTGCCTACCGCCCGGCACGAGTGGGACCGGCATCACTATGAGGCCATGCTTCCGGGCTTCGGGGGCTCAGATAGCATGGATTGGCGGGCCTTTGTGAACACCCTCCAACAGCAGAACTTCACCGGCCCCTTTGAGATAGAGAATGAGGCCGCCCTATCTAAAGGCACTGGCAACCTGGGCGCCATTATGCAGGGCTTTAAAGCAGCCACCCTTTGCCTGGCGCCAATGCTGTGGCCTTTAACGGAGCAGGGGTACCAGTACAATCCAGAAGAGTATAGAGAATTGGCAACCGATGCGAAGAAGGATATCCCGGTCATGACCATGGAGAAACTTAAGCAAAAATAG
- the chrA gene encoding chromate efflux transporter: protein MTQSPPETPPEKAANGPLPPEKPSFKEAFLFWLKLGFISFGGPAGQIGIMHHFLVDQKRWVSDSRFLHALNYCMLLPGPEAQQLATYLGWLMHGVKGGLVAGILFVLPSVFLLLGLSMVYVSFGQIPWVSALFYGLKPAVVAIVVLALLKIAGKSLKSWFHYTIAAASFVAIFFLQVPFPLIILVTLALAFALQKLHPSFLEEKAGDTTAHANEEAYYLNAHSVVVGAGFNLVRSATRALVTLVLWALPLVLFYFLTRQFSFWSTLITFFTKAALITFGGAYAVLPYVAQVTVEKLGWLSKYEMIDGLALGETTPGPLIMVLAFVGFMAGFHQYGGSLAMGALGLFTTTFYTFLPCFFFILAGAPIIEKTRDNGTVKAVLGVVTAAVVGVILNLTVYFGKAVLFPEQVSLAGLEVFSLVWIIISFVAMYRFKIGMIPWIAVSALAGLGYYLAMGGVS, encoded by the coding sequence ATGACACAATCTCCGCCGGAAACTCCACCAGAAAAAGCCGCTAACGGGCCGCTTCCCCCAGAAAAGCCCTCGTTCAAAGAGGCATTCCTTTTCTGGCTGAAGCTGGGGTTTATCTCCTTTGGCGGGCCGGCCGGGCAGATTGGCATCATGCACCATTTTCTGGTAGACCAGAAACGCTGGGTCTCAGACTCCAGGTTTCTGCATGCGCTCAACTACTGCATGCTGCTGCCGGGGCCCGAGGCCCAGCAACTGGCCACCTACCTGGGCTGGCTTATGCACGGGGTAAAGGGCGGCCTGGTGGCGGGCATCCTGTTTGTCTTGCCATCGGTGTTTCTGCTGCTGGGGCTGAGCATGGTCTATGTCTCTTTCGGGCAGATCCCGTGGGTGTCGGCGCTGTTCTATGGGCTGAAGCCTGCGGTGGTGGCCATTGTGGTGCTGGCCCTGCTCAAGATTGCCGGTAAGTCTTTAAAGAGCTGGTTCCATTATACCATAGCCGCGGCCAGCTTTGTGGCCATCTTCTTTTTGCAGGTGCCTTTCCCACTCATCATTCTGGTCACGCTGGCCCTGGCCTTTGCCTTGCAGAAACTGCACCCGTCCTTTTTGGAAGAAAAAGCAGGCGACACCACGGCCCACGCCAATGAAGAGGCCTATTACCTTAATGCCCATAGCGTGGTGGTAGGCGCAGGGTTCAACCTGGTGCGCAGCGCTACGCGGGCTTTGGTCACCCTGGTGCTGTGGGCACTCCCACTGGTGCTGTTCTATTTCCTTACCCGCCAGTTCAGCTTTTGGAGCACCTTAATTACCTTCTTCACCAAGGCCGCCCTCATCACCTTTGGCGGCGCCTATGCCGTGTTGCCGTACGTGGCACAGGTGACGGTAGAGAAACTGGGCTGGCTTTCCAAATATGAGATGATTGACGGGCTGGCGCTGGGCGAGACCACGCCGGGCCCCCTCATTATGGTGCTGGCCTTTGTAGGGTTTATGGCGGGTTTCCACCAATACGGGGGCTCCCTGGCCATGGGCGCGCTGGGCCTTTTCACTACTACCTTTTACACCTTCCTGCCCTGCTTTTTCTTTATTCTGGCTGGCGCGCCCATCATTGAGAAGACCCGCGACAACGGCACCGTGAAAGCAGTGTTAGGCGTGGTGACAGCCGCCGTGGTGGGGGTGATTCTTAACCTGACGGTGTACTTCGGGAAGGCGGTTTTATTTCCTGAGCAAGTGTCTCTAGCCGGCCTGGAGGTGTTCAGCCTGGTCTGGATTATTATCTCCTTTGTGGCCATGTACCGGTTCAAGATTGGCATGATCCCCTGGATTGCCGTCAGCGCCCTGGCAGGCCTGGGATATTACCTGGCCATGGGTGGTGTCTCCTGA